The nucleotide window ActattaaaacacaaacaaaaataaagccgGAGAGCGCCTTTTTCCCTCCCACTCCCTGGCCTTTGGGGAGCCCTCACCCTCCGCTCGGTGCTGGAAACCTCGGGCTGACGCTGTGGCTTTTCCCGCCgagcttccccggggctgccggagctgggTGAACCGCGGCAGCGGTGCTGGGGCACGGCACGCCGACGCCGTGCTGCTCAGCCTCAGAAACGCAGCCAGGTGGGCTCGGGTCAGCACGGAGACGGGAGCCCGCTGGAGCCACGGCCGGTCGGTCCCGGCGGAGAGCGGAGCCAGCAGCCCAGTGCTGCACCGGGGAGACCTCAGCCACCCGGGAGAGAAAACCGAGAGCCCTTTGGAGACGGAAAACCTGCTGCTTGAGTCCTTCGCCTGCTTGGGGGAGCAATGCTATTTCTGACCGTTAATCCCTCATCACAAACCTtcaaaagcaaaaggcaaaaggagACATCTCTGCTCAGCGCTGCTGGAAGAGAGGCGAGCAGGCTGGAGCCTGCAGATGGTTTGCAGACCCTCTCCGGCGGCACATGGTGACAGCCGACGTTCACGCCAGTGCAGCCAGCGCCCGAGCCCGTGGCCAGCCTCTGCGCCCCAGCAGCCGCCGTGGCTGGTGCTTCCCAGAACGGCTTTTGCAAACACGGCGGTGGTTTCCAAGATGACACTCGGTGATTTGCGGCAGCTTGGCACAACAAAAGTTAAACCAGAGCTGCCCACCTCAGAGCCGTGATACCCACTGCTTTTGGCTGAGCTCTGACAGAACGGACGCGTGGCTGGTCCTCCTCCACGGCTCGGACCGAAAGCCACGCGTGGGACTTGTGGAACCAGCCTGGGGTCTAATAAACGCAGAAGACAATTCCGTATTTTCACTTCCAAGAAACAATACCAGAAATTGCACACCCAGATTTAACTCACCTGCTGCACCACGTTTAGCCTTTAGTCGTTTTCACTTCTCCTTTCTGCAGTTTCTGGTTTTGGCAAAATGCACTGCAACATTTGCACAGCCTTGAAGGGAAATTCACTACGCGGCTTCCCAAACATGGCGGATATTTTAAGCTAAATAATGGGCATGGCGGGTGGAAGGGCTCGGCAAGGGGAAATCACATTTCACCAGCGACAGTTGCTGTGCTTCCTCTTCCAGGCCACACACAGTGAGATACTTGCGTGAACACAGTTTCTAgggcaaaaaaagaagagaaaaatgagaacagaaagaaattgcTGCCTGCGGTCTAGCCACACAACCTAAAGCATCCCAGCAGTATTGAGCCCAGTTACCGCAGCTCTCGGGGAACACAAGCGGTCCACCTAGTCCCGTACCCTGCCTGCGTAGTGGCTACTGGTGGATACCTACGGGAGAGATTAAGATGCAGCAGGGCCCGTGGGCTCCGGCAAGCACACTGTGTCCCCAGGACACGCTCCAACCTTCCAGCCATCTGCGGTTAAACAAGTCCCTCAGCCAGAGAGAGGACACCACTGCCTCAATTAATTGTTCTTCCATTAATTCCTCCCACGGCACTACGGACGCATTTGTGGCATCTGGCAGCAAGGGGTTCCTGCACCACTTGCCCCTTGTGTGCAGAGCCCTTGTGTGCGTCTGGAGCGTGCCACACGCCTGTTTCAGCTGGTGCTTTCTCCTCCCTGTGTGGAAAGAAGCAGGGAGCCGTCCCTCCCTGCTCACGTAAATGCACAGGCGCTCCCAGGGGCTTCTCCTGAAGGCAATGTTGTAACGTGCACTGATGCTCCTGTTCCCTTCATCAGTGCTTGCACTGGGTGTGGAGATCTTGACAGCTCTGAGAGCCTATAAACAGGTACATGTCTTAGCTGGAGAGGCAGGAGCTGCTTATGCAGGGAGTTAAAAAGCAGTATTAGTGGCAGGGCTGCCTACACGCTCCAAGGAAGCGCTCTTAGGAGCTCACCCCACCAGCAAAGCGCCAAGCCCTCCAGTCTAACATTTCTTCTCCAACCTGCACGAGAAGGTGTGAGAGCAGCAAGTCTCCTTGCCTTCAGATGTCacctgctcagcatcatctgctgccgctgctgctgcagggaccgTTCCTCCACGCTGGCTGAGCTGCCCCTTGCCCACGGCAAAGGGCGAGACGTTCTCTTCCCCTGAGCAGACCACGGAGAGGAACGACCCTGTCGCTTTCGAGGCACGGCGACCTGGCCAGGCAGGGGTGGAAGGAAGGGTCGTATGAGGTGAGCACGGGACCTGGGTAAAGGCAGAAGGACTCTGGCATGTCTGCAACATCTCAtgcgaatcacagaatcccagcatggcaggggttggaagtgacctctggggatcacccagtccaaccccctgccgaagcagggtcacccagagcaggctgcacaggaccttgtccaggcggggttttgatttctccagagaagcagactccacagcccctctgggcagcctgggccagggctccgtcaccctcaaagcacagaatttcttcctcgtgtttagatggaacttccagtttgcgcccattgctcCCTGTCCACCAGCCCCTACCCTTTGGCTGACCTGCACCACGGCTCCTCACCTCCTGGACCCCAAGCCCGagccctccccgggcagcccccggcccccgtcTGCGGCAGGGAATGACGCCGTCCCAGCAGCACATCAGCAATGccatccagcagccctcagcACCAAGCAGCATCCTTCCAGCTTTCCACCTCGCCCCACCATAGACCCCCCTGCCCGTAACCCCCCAGCAAACCCCCCTCCGCACCCGAgtgtcccccccagcccgcaGCGCCCCATCCCCATGTCACAGCGTCCCCTTGGGCTGCCCAACGGCCCGCAGGGCAGGGCAGTGTCCCTGCCACTGCCAGCTCCTGCACCTACAGTCAACGCTGATTTGGAAGAGAGGGCTGGCTTTTATCAGAAGCTCAAAGATTCAATTAAAcgctcttttctttaaaaaaatacatcagtgTAACACAGAAAAGCGACGAACAGCTTCCTTGGCAGACGGCTTGAGCTGGAAACAACTTTGAGATGTCAGCATTCACTGTTGTTATCACTCCTTTGCTTTACTGAACTTTAGTATCTGTTATCCATTACCTGCTTTCCGAGCCTCAGGTGCTATCTGGCTGGGCACGTGTTTTACAATACATTTAATCTTGTCTCTACAAAGAAACCACAGTCGTACCTGCTGAAACACACTTCTCAGTCGCTGAAGAAAGAAGAAgcgggaagggaggagggaagaggggagaggggagaggggaggagaggagagaaaagagattttcttcttgttggactcttttttcatccttttctgtgcttttttccatAACTATCTGGGCTATATACTTTTCCTTAAAAGATGCTGCACTTCTGAAATCTCTCCAAACCCTTGTCCCGCTCAGGTGGACCACGACAGTCGCCTCGAAACATCGGCCTCGTCCCCAGGGAAGGGGCCTGGGGAGTCCCCTGGGTTACCTCTGCAGCTGAGCATCCAATCTCCTCCAGGGTTTGCttccttaattatttttaatcttgaCTATTatcgttgttgttattattattactaacaAGTACTTCAAACTCTCAGAGGACATGATAACACGCGCTAATTAGCCAGCCAGATGGCAGCTGCAAGGAGGGCAGCGCGGAGCCTGGCGTTCCCCGAGCTGCGGTGCGTGCCTGTGCCTGTGCCGTGCCAgccagcccccctcccctcctgccctctcctccctttcctcaGTCCCACAGGCACAGGTTTCCCTGCTCGGACTGTCCAAATCACAACCGCCGGCAGCTGAGCCGGCTCACCAGCGAACCGCTGGAATGGCCAGCACGCACCTcgctgcaggagctgctctggCTGCGCTAggctggcagggctctgctctTACCCCGTTCTCCCTCACCTTCATTCTTCCAGCCTCCCGCCACATCGATGGCTTTGCTCAGCGGGTCACTCTTCCCCTAACGCCGCATCTAACCGGGAAGCAGCGCACGGCCGTCATGACAACCCCTCGGTcaggctgcagcccagggcaccgcCGCCTTCACAAGCAGCTGCGACGTCGTCCTTAGCCGGAGTCGTCCTTTCTGCACGGAGCGGGGAGAGAGACGGAGCTGCTTTGCCCGGTGAGGTCTCCCAAGAGCCGGTGGGACGCGAGCCTGAGTGACTAAGGGCGCGTCGGGAAGCAGAGCACCCACTCCTAGCGAGGTGGGAGCGTCCCCAGGCTGGTCGTGCTCGTTGTTTGCGACGGTGCCCCAGAGCAACCTTCTGAGCGCAGAGTGAGTGTGGGCAGCACTCCTGAAGCAGACGTGCGGAGCTCAGGCCAGCAGTAAACATGGCGCCTGCAATAAAAACTCGTCGCAGCTAGCGCAACAGccagggtgggagcagagctgcccccctgcccctgcctgtcTCCCCCCGAGCGCGCAGCCCGAGCGcggtgccccagccctgccgccccATGCCTGGCTCTGCCCACAGCTTGGGAGACGCTTGCCCGCCATCCCCCCCTCATGTTTGCAGCTTGGGCTTTTCTCTCCTCCAGGCAGGGCACCGTCCACCACCCGCAGTGAGAGCCCTGCGCAGGGCACCCACACAGCGCGCCGGGCGCTTTGCACCGGGGTAGGGGTGACTGGCAGAGAGGAAGGGATTTCAGTCCAGTGGCTGAGGAAGGGTTTCTGGTGTGGCTACGCCGTGACTCCCAATGTTTCAGACCAGGGCCTAAGCTGAGGGGTGCGTGCCCCTCAGTGCAGGAATTTGGAAGCTGCCATGAATGTGCCGGAGCAGAGCCCTTCTTCTGAGAAATGTAAGTAGAAATACGGCCCAGCAAACCCGTAAAGCAGTCCAGAGCAGCCAGCTCTTGGACGAGGACACAGACACCGACGCAGCTCAGCCCGGCAAGCTCCCGGGAGACAGGGGAGAAGGGGGCCCAGCAGAGACCCGGGACTGTGCGAACCCCTCGGGCGCTTCTCACTGGCAGCTGGACTGTATCAGCCCAGGCCGCTGCCCGGTGACCCCTCCGTCACCAGCCTGTCTCAGCGAGGCATTAATGCTGGccctaaccttttttttttcaggaaatccAGTGCCATCGCCTGCAGCTCGCTGCTTTCTCTCTCCAGCTTGGTTTTGTCCGCTCAGGAGAGCTCACAGGGTGAGCTCCGTACACACGCTGGCAGCGCGCTGACTGCTTTACTGCGgtcacagacctgcagaagtaACTTCTTGCCATGACGCAGAGCGTGCGCTCCCAGGGACAGGGAACGGCAGCGAGAGCAGCCGTCCATGCAGCAGCCAGTGTCTCGCAGGCTTTCCAGCAGGCGAAGCAAACGCCCATCAGCCACAACCACCTTTATTCCTTCAGCTTTCCCAGCGGGAGCGTTCCAAAGCATCGAAAGGATTTAAACCTgtccggctgctgctggggcgtAATTAACGGCGGCACAGTCAGCCTCAGCTGCAGCTGACAAAGCCTTAGCAGCGGTCCCCTATTCACCGCGCTCCTGGACTATTTATAGCTCCACAGCAAGCcaggggggagagggagcagaataGCAGGTGAGCTGCTTACCAGGAGGGACAACGTTTGCTTCCAGCGGCGCGGCGTTCCCTTTCATCACCGGGAATCGGTCGCTGCGGTCCCCTCCCGCTCACCTCCGCCCCCGCCAGCAGACGCAGGTGGCGAGAGGCCAGCCCCATCTCCGCGACGGGGATTGCTCCCTGACCTTGGACCTCGTCCTTCCTCACCCCTCCTCCCATGCCGTTTACAACCCTCATCACAGGAACTGATATAAAACCAGCAGCTGGCCTTGAGCTACCTCGGCGAGCCACGGGACGCTGGGTCACCGGGATGGTCGGCGTGCGCTGCGAGGCGATGCCGGGGCCGACGGGGTGGGAGCTCCGGGCAAGCGGCCTGCGGAAGGACGGCCGGCGAGACCCCAGCCGCGctgggccgggagcggggggaaGGCGGCTGCCTCGTGGCAGGCACACCATGAGCACTGCCAGGTGTctgcctggaggaggctgagggggcaccttagaaatgcctacaaatatctgcagggtgggggtcaggaggacggggccagactctttccagtggtgcccagcgacaggacaaggggcaacgggcacaaactggagcagaggaagttccagctgaacccgaggaagaacttcttccctctgagggtgccggagccctggcccaggctgcccagaggggctgtggagtctccttctctggagatattccagccccgcctggacgaggtgctgtgcagcctgctctgggtgaccctgctttccCCAGCCCGCCTTTCCCCGCAAGCGGCCGTACGCGGGaagccccgcggggaggggggccggggcggggggggtgtcccggggccgggcaggcggTGCGGGCCGTGCAGCGCGGCTCGCTCGCGCCCCCCAGCGCCCATGCGAGGCGCGtccccgcgcgggaggccgggccggcgctgggggcgcgcggggcggggacgCGCATCAACGGGGGCGGCCGGTGCGCGCCCGCGGGAGCCCCGGGACCGTGGGAGCCCGGCGGCCGTGGTGGAAGCCCAGTGCCCGTGGAAACCCGGTGCCCCTGGAAGCCCGGCACCCGTGGAAGCCCCATGTCCCTGGAAGCCCGTTGCCCGTGCCCCTGGAAGCCCGGCACCCGTGGAAGCCCCATGCCCCTGGCAGCCCCGCATCCCGTCTCCCAGCACCTCGTGCCCCCCCAACCCCTTCCCGGAGGGAGAAGGGCTCAAAGCCATCCAGGCTCTCACCGACAGGACAGACCTTGAAACACCGCCCGATTATTCACCCATCGGCAGCCTCTCCTGCCACCCACTCCGCCCCCGACCCCCCTGCCCCACGCCAGCTGCTGACCGCTCACCAAAGTCCTTTCTGCACGCTCCGACTGCGCACAGACTAAAACTGCGCTCAAGCCCACCCCCATTAGCAATCACTCCTCAGACACAGGTCTACAAAGATGTCTGGAAGCTGAGGTCTTCGGGGCCCAGGAGAGCGTCCTTgttctccctgctcccctcctgctgCACCTGGTACCCCCGCTCGGCACACTGCACTGCGTCATGGACGCTGTGGAAAGCCAGCTGACCCCCGCCGCAGGTGCTGCCCGCCCAGCCTCCCTCACGGAGCCGGCGGCGGATGGAGGGGTTGCAGTTGGCCAGAAGCACCCGGACACCGACCTCCTCGTAGTCGCGACGTGTCTCCTTCAGCACAGAGAGACCCACACTGTCTACGAACTGCATTGCCCCACAGTCAAGAATTAAGGTGTGCATGTCTATGGGCTGAGGACGGGTGTCTGCCGGAGGCTGCTCAGCCCTTCTCCTGGCAGGCTTCAGGCAGCCAAGCCCGGTGCCAGAAAAGCTCTTGCTGTCACCCGTGTCCGCATTTGCCCGGGCCTCCACCCTTGGATGCTTCGCAGCCAGCAGCGCAGGATTCACCCCGGTTTTCTGGTAGAGAACAGTCTTGAAATAATCCTTGTTGGCGTAGTAGAGGGACGACTCAAAGCGGAAGATTTTGATGTTGGCAATACTGCTGAGCTGCTTGTAAGCGGACTGGTCCTCATAAATTTCCGTGTTGCTGACCTTGCCGAGAAGCATGGCCCGGGGTCTCTGCGTGCGGAAGATGATGCAGAGCAGAGCGAAGCAGACACCCACGAGGAGCCCGATCTCTGTGGTGACCAGCGTGGAGGACAGCATGGTCGTCCACCACACcaccgtgtccagcttgctgagCTGCCACATGCGGGGGGTGTCACGGAACTTCCTCAGGCCCCCCCGCAGGTTGACAATGGTGACCACCCCCAGGATGGAGGTCTGCAGCGAGTAGAAGAGCGGGGCGatccacagcagcaccagcaacaGCACCAGGGAGGTGACCAGGCCGGAGAGCTGGGTCTGGGTCCCTGTGGACTCCTTCAGCAGAGTCTTGGTCAGGGCCGCGGAGCTGGCGAAGCAGTAGAAGAAAGAAGGGATCAGGTTGCACATACCAATGGCAATCATCTCTTGGTTGGCACGGACAGTGTAGCCATGCTTTTTGCCAAAGATTTCTGCCAGGGAGACGGTCATGGCAAAGCCGATAACGGCAATGGGCAGAGCGTCAACGGCCAGGCTGGAAAACAGGTTTGTATCTGGCAGAGTGGGTTTCCTGAAACCGGTGGGGATGTCCCCGCAAACAGCAGACTTGTATCGCTCTTCAAAGCTGAAGTAGTAAGATATTACTGTGGCTATAATGACCACCAGCAGCTCTACGGGGAACGGGGCCTTCATCTTCTCTTTGTAACGGTCATTGATCTCTTTGACAGGCACTATGACGGCCAGAGCAACCAGGCTGGTGACCAGGTCACAGATGTTGGTGTTCTGGATGTGTCTGAAAAGGTCAACCCACGTCAGGATGAAGGACCCCACCCCTTCGTGACGAGGGATATTCAGCCCCAGGAGATACTTCATCTGGGAGGTGATAATGGTGAGGCTGGAGCCGGTCACAAAGCCACTGAGGAGAGGTTCTGACAGGTAGACGGCCACAAAGCCCAGCTGCAAAACCCCCAGCAGGATCTGAAAAGCAAGCCAGCCACACCTTCAGCATCCACCagaagggctggaggaggcagctggCAACTCCTGTCAGTCCGCCTCCACTTCAGCAGCTCTGGCTGTTCTGCCCGCTCAGCACTCGGCGCGAGGCAGAGGACTTTGTCTTCAGTAGTTAATCCAGGATACGAAGAGCTAAAGAGACCCACCTGCGAGACTCGTCTGTGGCTAGAGATGCCATGCAAAGAAACCTATCAGGTCCCTGTTGCCGTCTCCTTACAAGCAGTGAGGGCACAGAGCTAACACTGAAATTCATGGAGCAGCCCCATCAAAGCAGCTGCGAGGACCACCCGTGGCATCAAACCAGTGCGATGCACTGAGTTTCAGTCGTCCTGGAGAAATAGCCTGAAGACATTCAGTGACAGCTAGGCCCAGCAGTGGGGACGCGGCCAGGGAGCACGGCTTTCGAAGGAGCCCCTGCTGACGGCAGGGTCCTCGCGGAGGTCCCTGCCAATGCCAAACCTGCTCTAGCCTGCACCGggagccagcccagctccaggactgGGGTGGTGGGAAGGTGGTTCACAGTTCCTTCTCCTCCTGTGCTGTGTCTGATCCTAAGGATGTTTCAGTCACACCCAAGGACCTGGCCTATCACATGGGGGAGAAACAAAAACCCACATTCAGCCGTGAGTGGGGGTTTCTAAATCACTGCATTTGATTCAAGGGCGTCAGGGTCTAGTCACATCAGGAAAGGTTTCTCATGATTTGTAAGTCTGAGCTCAGACTGGGGCTTAGAGGTCTTTAGCTGAGAAGTTCCTAGCAGGGAAAGGACAGAGAGGAAACAGCACAACGGTGAACGTTCATACCTGGTAAAGACCGACCAGAAAGCTTAAGGAAAGGGCCACGGTGATGGCGTAGCAGCTCCTGTCACAGGCACCCGTCCCGTTACTGGAGGAGGTGGAGTTGCCCACCAGCACAGAGCCAGTGCTGCCATCGCCATACCCTGCTAGCTGGAGGTGCCGGTTCACAGACTGCCCGATCATCAGGCAGAGGATGCCAAAGGAGCCCACGAAGTTATGGCGCGAAGTGGCCATAGCAACATAGATGATACTGCAAAAGAAGTTGGTGTAGATTCCGTAGATGGGATCCTGGTTGGCCAACAGGGAGTAGGAGATGGACTGAGGGATGGCAACTATCCCCACCAGGAGCCCCGATATGACATCCCCAAGCAACTGCGTCTTGACATTGTAATGGGGAAGCCAGTCCAGCACTGGGAACAGCCGACAGAAGAAGGTGACGACGGTCTGACGAGTGCATGTGCAGAcctctctggctttctttagGACGAGTTCCTTGGCGCGGAAGTCTGCGGGCTCGTACTCCTCCAGCTGAACGTGTATGAAATTGGCAGGAGTCTCTTCTGGCGCTGGGCAGCCCAGCGCGTCCTGGCTCTGTCTGGACTTCTGGCTTGACGCGTCCTCCATTGCACCAGGAGAGCTAAGGCGGGAGAGCAGGCAGCCGTGAGCTGTTGCAGCCATGTACATAACGCGCTCCGCTTAGCTCCAGGGCTCACGCAGATTGCGGGGAtcaataaataaaggaaaataagctcagacaaatcaaacagaaaagcCCCTTCCCGTGGTGCCAGCTGATTTGTTTGTCCTCAGTTATGGACCCGCTCAACCACAACCCCGAGACCACGGTTTATATTGCATTCCCAGTGGCACAGACACTTTTTCAGCCTGGCTAAGTAACATAGTCACTTTCCAGAGCTCCTCCAAGCTTTTCAGTCAAAGTGCAGCTGCAACACAACATCACCTTTTTGTCAAAACTGAACAATACACACTGAGAAAAATTCTCTGGAGGGGAGACCTAGAGCGGCTGCAGTTGAGAAAGTGAACTGGGATGATGAGAAATCCCACTGCCGTGCCCCGCACCAGTCCCAGCGCAAGTCCCTTACCTCTGGCTGCAGGCAGACACACCGGTGTTTTCTCGCCGCCTTCTCTCCGGCAGACAGACGCGTGCCCTCACCTCGCAGCACACGCTGGACAGACAAAGCGCGAGGCCAACAACCGCAAAGcgatttcccttcccttccttctggaCCACATGCCTCTTCCCTCGAGAAGAGATCTGAGCTACTCGGCCAAGCCACTGGTCCTTTTATCTCTCCCCAACCCATGAAGAGCCAAACAGAGCTGTATTTCGAAAACAAACAGTGTTCTGGGAGAGTATTTTTGATTAAAACCTGTTCTGCCCATTAAGAATGACTGAAGGGTTTAGAGGAGTGCTGCTGCCAGATAACAGTATTGCGGGTATCTGGAGATGTGTTTGCTAAACATCGTTTGCTAAAGGACGCAAAACAAAGCAATCTCTGTGCGTGCTACTGCTCTGCCTCTCCCTCCGCCGAGAGGGCATCACTGCCCGagtcctgccaggctgctctgctcagGTTGTCACCCGCACGGACACCAAAGGTCTGACGACCACAGGCTGTTTCCAGCCAGACGGGAGAACTCAATATGCATCAAATCTGCACAATCCACGTTCTGCACGTGCCCTGTAGAGACcagcacaactttttttttgcacaaataaCAAGGGATTTTGCTTTGCAGAAGTAAGCACAATTCGGTAAAGTGCagggttgcatttttttttgcaggtAAAGATGAACAATTGCGTTAGTGACCAGGAAAAAAGGTAATGTCTCATCACGCTGAACTGAAACAGCAGCCTCGTAAGTACCAGCTGCAGCTGTTCTGCCCCTGTGGTCCCTGCCCACCACCCACATCAGACCTCTCCGCACACTCCCCCTCACCTCCTTCTCCACTCTTTCTTTTCCATCGACCTCGTCTCTCAGATGCTGCTGGACATGCTGCTTCCCTGTGGAGCAGGACAAACCCCTGGCAGCCTGGCCCCTGCCTCTGCTCCCGGTGCTGACTGCGTgctgggcttggggagggggctgagagCCCGCGGCGTTTGGAGAGATGGTGCGGGGCATGGGGAGATGACATTTTCACAAGGCTTTGAATCAGATGCTGGGGAGACACCCTAAGGGAAGAGAAGGCGAAGATCAGCATCCCCAGCTACGTTTATCTCATCAGTGGAAGTCTGTATCTCAGTAATTAGGAGTAAGTAAATAAGAAACATCAGTGTTCTCTGGCAGCAGGAAAAAATGAGAGCGGATGGTAGGAGAGACAGATGCTCAACGTATTTATCTATTTATATGAACTCTTTATTCGCTGCCATTCCTCCACAGGTCATGTATTTTCAGGTGCATCTGATGACagctcccctttcccttccccttctttcAGTAATGGACCGCACCTTTCCTCAGCCTTGTCATTCCTCCTGTCCTTAAAAGATGATCCCTTCATATGCTTTATAATCTTTCCTAGTTATAGCTCATTTTGTGTCTTGGCCTGTCTGATGTTGTCTCTACTccctcattttccttttccatcttcTTCCTTAGCAAATGACCcaaatttccattttctgtacGACTCCTCCATCTTGAAATTCAGCCACTGAAGAACCGGTGAGCCTGTCACTGAcgagctggacaggctggtctTCTAAGTCAGCTTGTTTGCTGGGATGAAACACATCTGAGCACAATTCGTCTTTGGGTTTTGATCTTGTTTGGGAAGCATGTTTCCAGTTCTGGACCCCTGATCTCCCCACCATGAAAACGGGACAAGGCTCTTCTTCCATTTGTGGCAGTTACCTAGGCTACCTTTAACCCCCGCCttcactgcctgctgctgcttctccttacAACTTCCACCTTCATATTctggaattcttttttttgttatgattTCCTTTACCACCAAGGTAAACCTTGATATAGCCATGGTCTATCCCCTCTCCCCCACAGGTTCTGGTtccattctttctctctctgtgcctccttTGCCATCCTTCCCTACAAATTTCcacacccctcccacccccccaccttcTTGTGTGAGAATTCCCAGTCGCTTTCGTGTACTCAATTTTAAAATACTCCCTGCTTTCCCTGCAATTCTGttctccagctccctgtcccagcTGGCTTCCCCACGCGTTCGG belongs to Opisthocomus hoazin isolate bOpiHoa1 chromosome 23, bOpiHoa1.hap1, whole genome shotgun sequence and includes:
- the LOC104330560 gene encoding LOW QUALITY PROTEIN: sulfate transporter (The sequence of the model RefSeq protein was modified relative to this genomic sequence to represent the inferred CDS: deleted 1 base in 1 codon); translation: MGWGEIKGPVLGRVAQISSRGKRHVVQKEGKGNRFAVVGLALCLSSVCCEVRARVCLPERRRRENTGVSACSQSSPGAMEDASSQKSRQSQDALGCPAPEETPANFIHVQLEEYEPADFRAKELVLKKAREVCTCTRQTVVTFFCRLFPVLDWLPHYNVKTQLLGDVISGLLVGIVAIPQSISYSLLANQDPIYGIYTNFFCSIIYVAMATSRHNFVGSFGILCLMIGQSVNRHLQLAGYGDGSTGSVLVGNSTSSSNGTGACDRSCYAITVALSLSFLVGLYQILLGVLQLGFVAVYLSEPLLSGFVTGSSLTIITSQMKYLLGLNIPRHEGVGSFILTWVDLFRHIQNTNICDLVTSLVALAVIVPVKEINDRYKEKMKAPFPVELLVVIIATVISYYFSFEERYKSAVCGDIPTGFRKPTLPDTNLFSSLAVDALPIAVIGFAMTVSLAEIFGKKHGYTVRANQEMIAIGMCNLIPSFFYCFASSAALTKTLLKESTGTQTQLSGLVTSLVLLLVLLWIAPLFYSLQTSILGVVTIVNLRGGLRKFRDTPRMWQLSKLDTVVWWTTMLSSTLVTTEIGLLVGVCFALLCIIFRTQRPRAMLLGKVSNTEIYEDQSAYKQLSSIANIKIFRFESSLYYANKDYFKTVLYQKTGVNPALLAAKHPRVEARANADTGDSKSFSGTGLGCLKPARRRAEQPPADTRPQPIDMHTLILDCGAMQFVDSVGLSVLKETRRDYEEVGVRVLLANCNPSIRRRLREGGWAGSTCGGGQLAFHSVHDAVQCAERGYQVQQEGSRENKDALLGPEDLSFQTSL